Genomic DNA from Pelosinus sp. IPA-1:
TGATAAAATTACAAGTAAATTAAGTGAACCTAGGATTTTAGAAATAGAGGGTAGAGAAAGAATACTACAATGGAATAGCACGTCATCTTTAGTGTTAGAGTCAAAAAGTTTAAATAGTGATAAGTGTTCAAAATGTGGGCAGTGGACTACTGATAGAGAAAAGATAAATGCTATTAAAGGTATTTGTAATGGTGCGACGGTTGATGGTAAGTTGCTATGTGATGAGTGCTTACCTTCTGACCATAAATGGGCTTTCTAATATGAGATTATTTAATCCCTATATCGAAAAAGCAGTGGGACGGTTTTATTGCTTCTTTTATTTCTAAGGCTAATATCTTTAAGAGAAGCAAAGGAACCGTCCCCTTGCTTCTTCCCAATGAATAAAGTAGGATGACAATAATATCTAAAAGTGTGATTGATAGGACCTATTGGGAGAGAGAACCTGTCCCCTTGTTCCTTAATAATGATGTATGCGAAACAAGAAATAAAATGACTCAAAAGAACCGTCCCTTTGAGTTTTATAAGGAGTGATTAAATTGAAAAGGATATTAATGCCTTTTAGTTTTTTAAAAGTGGTATTACTTGTTATTTGTCTAATTAGTTTAAGTACCTTTATGTTTGGTACTTCAATAGGGTATGCACAGGAGGCAGATAGAGTTGAGGCTCTTACTAAACAAATAGAATTAAATCCCAACTCTGCCGATTTATATTTTTATCGTGGGGTTGAGTATGTTCAAAGAGATCAGTTTGAACTTGCAGTCACTGATTATACCAAAGCAATAGAATTACAACCTGATGATTCTGTGTTTTATTATCTGCGTGCAGTTGCCTATTATATGTTGAAAAAATATGATTTTGCGATTAACGATTGTAGCATAGCTATTAAATTAGAACCTAATAACAGTTTATATTTTTCAGAGCGTGGGCATGCAGAGTATAAAAACAATTTATTTTATCGATCAATTGATGATCATTCAAAAGCCATTGAATTAAACCCAAATATTTATCGATATTATGATTGGCGTGGAAATGGATATGGATGCATAGGAAAATATGAAGAAGCAATTAAAGATTTTAAAAAAGCCATACAATTAAATAGCAAAGATGCCATGGTGTATTTTAATTTAGCCCAAGCTTATGAATTGACAGGTGAACAAGAGCTTGCTGTTGTGAATTATCAGGAGGCATTAAAACTAGGAGTATCTGATTTTCCAAATAAAGATCAGGCTAAAATTCATTCTCGTTTAAATGGTCATTGGGAGACGTGTAAGGAATGGATATAGAATAATGAGATGAATCATTTTTGATTAATGGGGATATAAGTGGGTGACAAGGGGAAAAGGACAATATAAAATACGTCCAATCGAATCTTAAGAACACGCAACGAAAATCTTTCTGATTCAGCACAAAACATCCTACAATAAACCCCATGAATTGATTCAAAAGGACCGTCCCCGCGATACTTTATGCCATCGCGTCCATAATAATGTTCAAAGAAAAGACCAATTGAGATTTTCATTTAATTGATTAATACTTAGGAGGAAGAATGTCGAGAAGTATCCATACAACACGGAAAGAATTTGATTTGGAACGTAAATATCAATTAAGTAACGATGAGATTAAAGAAGCTCGTATTAATAAGCTTCAAGATCAACTGGATACGAAGAGGACTATTAAGAGAGAAAAGAGGCTTACTCGAAAAGTCGAAAAGGTTAACATTAAGAATTTGGAGCCAATTGATCCCGAAGGGCTTTTAATTAAAGTGATGGATGAAGGCGAGTATATTCATTATCCTGTTAGCAAAAATGATCTTGTGGAAGTCGCAAAGCGATTGCCTATGAATGCAATCGCTGGCATAGAATCTATTACGCTATCCTTGGGTAAGGAATAT
This window encodes:
- a CDS encoding tetratricopeptide repeat protein, which gives rise to MKRILMPFSFLKVVLLVICLISLSTFMFGTSIGYAQEADRVEALTKQIELNPNSADLYFYRGVEYVQRDQFELAVTDYTKAIELQPDDSVFYYLRAVAYYMLKKYDFAINDCSIAIKLEPNNSLYFSERGHAEYKNNLFYRSIDDHSKAIELNPNIYRYYDWRGNGYGCIGKYEEAIKDFKKAIQLNSKDAMVYFNLAQAYELTGEQELAVVNYQEALKLGVSDFPNKDQAKIHSRLNGHWETCKEWI